Proteins from one Pontibacter korlensis genomic window:
- a CDS encoding sialate O-acetylesterase encodes MNRIKAVLILFLAFVLQASHVLAEVRFGSPFKNHMVLQRGQQVPVWGFARPGEQVTLTFAKQKLKARADKAGKWLVNLGKLQAGGPYEMTVKGENTLTLQDVYVGEVWFCSGQSNMEMTVGSKYLTWAGVFNEDEEIAAANYPLIRVFTAPNSYSEMPQQEVGGQWEVVSPQTVGNLSAAAYFFARDLQATLKVPVGLVVSAHGASKVEAWTRREALEAEPAYKFLLDNLQEKIEKYKADTAAQRKYAKTFAEWKVKDAEARAAGKGYVRRPQDPNPINNRHSPFVLWNGMVAPLVPFAVRGVLWYQGESNSETATIYRRQMETLIRDWRAQWGQDDLPFIYVQLANHAKTPDTIPAQGGVAALKREAQLQNLSVPHTAMVVAIDNADPDNPRNIHPKNKQAIGRRLALAARAIAYGEQIAYSGPVYKQMEREADAIRLYFDHTNGGLKAKGNNGLAGFAIAGEDGKFVWGQARIEGETVVVRSPEVAKPVAVRYAWGDHPPVSLYNGAGLPASPFRTDTFEVELSSLKN; translated from the coding sequence ATGAACAGAATCAAGGCGGTTCTTATCCTATTTCTGGCTTTTGTACTTCAGGCAAGCCATGTGCTGGCAGAGGTGCGGTTTGGCAGCCCTTTTAAAAACCACATGGTGCTGCAGCGGGGGCAGCAGGTGCCTGTCTGGGGATTCGCCAGGCCCGGGGAACAGGTAACGCTTACATTTGCAAAACAGAAGCTCAAAGCCAGGGCCGATAAGGCAGGGAAATGGCTGGTTAACTTGGGCAAGTTGCAGGCTGGCGGCCCCTATGAAATGACTGTCAAGGGTGAAAACACGCTCACGCTGCAAGATGTGTACGTAGGCGAAGTATGGTTTTGCTCCGGGCAGTCAAACATGGAGATGACCGTCGGCAGCAAGTACCTTACCTGGGCAGGCGTGTTTAACGAGGACGAGGAAATCGCTGCTGCCAACTACCCGCTAATCCGGGTGTTTACCGCCCCCAACTCCTATAGCGAAATGCCGCAGCAGGAGGTAGGCGGCCAGTGGGAAGTCGTTTCCCCGCAGACGGTAGGCAACCTCTCAGCCGCTGCTTACTTCTTTGCCCGCGACCTGCAGGCAACGCTAAAGGTGCCTGTCGGGCTGGTGGTGTCAGCGCATGGAGCAAGCAAGGTGGAGGCCTGGACGCGGCGCGAAGCGCTGGAGGCTGAACCTGCTTACAAGTTCTTGCTCGACAACCTGCAGGAGAAAATAGAGAAGTATAAAGCCGATACAGCCGCACAGCGAAAGTATGCAAAAACATTTGCCGAGTGGAAGGTAAAAGATGCGGAGGCGCGGGCAGCAGGTAAAGGCTATGTACGCCGTCCGCAGGACCCTAACCCGATCAATAACCGGCACAGTCCCTTTGTGCTTTGGAACGGGATGGTGGCTCCGCTGGTGCCCTTCGCCGTGCGCGGGGTGCTGTGGTACCAGGGCGAGTCAAACAGCGAAACAGCCACCATTTACCGCCGGCAGATGGAGACACTCATACGTGATTGGCGTGCGCAATGGGGGCAGGATGACCTTCCGTTTATCTACGTGCAGCTGGCCAACCACGCCAAAACGCCGGACACCATCCCTGCCCAGGGCGGGGTGGCTGCCCTGAAGCGGGAGGCGCAGCTGCAGAACCTTTCCGTGCCGCACACGGCCATGGTCGTGGCCATTGACAATGCTGACCCGGATAACCCAAGAAACATCCACCCCAAAAACAAGCAGGCGATCGGCCGCCGCCTGGCCCTGGCTGCCAGGGCTATCGCCTACGGCGAGCAGATTGCCTACTCCGGCCCTGTCTACAAGCAGATGGAGAGAGAAGCAGATGCCATCCGCTTATACTTTGACCACACTAACGGCGGGTTAAAAGCCAAAGGGAACAATGGCTTGGCGGGCTTTGCCATTGCCGGGGAAGACGGAAAGTTTGTGTGGGGCCAGGCAAGGATTGAGGGCGAGACCGTGGTGGTCAGGAGCCCGGAGGTAGCAAAACCGGTGGCGGTGCGTTATGCCTGGGGCGACCATCCGCCTGTCAGCCTGTACAACGGTGCGGGTCTACCGGCCTCGCCATTCCGCACCGACACTTTTGAGGTGGAGCTCAGTAGCCTGAAGAACTAA
- a CDS encoding glycoside hydrolase family 88 protein, whose amino-acid sequence MMTHNSGLIRKAFLLCALVFWGAFQASADNKLPKKRKVLQTLTLANDYFMQKWPDPGKEIVTNKTRPSNIWTRGVYYVGLMELYKADPQQRYYDYAVEWGQKHNWGLTGGDHIRHADYQTCGQTYLELYKMDPQPERIKSIKASVDNMVNSDKVDDWHWIDALLMAMPVYAELGVMYEDETYFEKMYELYNFTKTQHGGKGLYNPEDKLWWRDKDFVPPYKEPNGEDCYWSRGNGWVVAALVRVMDIMPKDAPHREEYQKTYLEMMEALVPLQREDGFWNVSLHDPNHYGGKETTGTALFTYGMAWGLNNGLLDGKVYKPVIAKAWAAMENDALHPNGYLGYVQGTGKEPKDGQPVTYTSRPDFEDYGLGCFLLAGTEIMKMR is encoded by the coding sequence ATGATGACACACAATTCAGGCCTTATAAGAAAGGCTTTCCTGCTGTGCGCCCTCGTGTTTTGGGGTGCCTTCCAGGCAAGCGCAGACAACAAATTGCCCAAAAAAAGAAAGGTACTGCAGACCTTGACGCTGGCGAACGATTACTTTATGCAAAAGTGGCCTGACCCCGGGAAAGAGATCGTGACAAACAAAACGCGACCGAGCAACATCTGGACCAGGGGGGTATACTACGTGGGCCTGATGGAGCTGTACAAGGCAGACCCGCAGCAACGGTACTACGACTATGCCGTGGAGTGGGGCCAGAAGCATAACTGGGGCCTAACGGGCGGGGACCACATCCGCCACGCCGACTACCAGACCTGTGGGCAAACGTACCTCGAGCTCTACAAAATGGACCCTCAACCGGAGCGGATCAAATCCATCAAGGCGTCTGTCGATAACATGGTGAACAGCGACAAAGTAGACGACTGGCACTGGATCGATGCATTGCTGATGGCGATGCCGGTATATGCCGAACTGGGCGTGATGTATGAGGATGAAACATACTTTGAAAAGATGTATGAACTGTACAACTTCACCAAAACGCAGCACGGCGGTAAGGGCCTGTACAACCCAGAGGATAAGCTGTGGTGGCGCGATAAGGACTTTGTGCCGCCTTATAAGGAACCGAATGGGGAGGATTGTTACTGGTCCAGGGGCAACGGCTGGGTTGTGGCGGCGCTTGTGCGCGTGATGGATATTATGCCCAAAGACGCCCCTCACCGGGAGGAGTATCAGAAAACATACCTGGAGATGATGGAGGCACTGGTTCCCCTGCAAAGAGAAGATGGTTTCTGGAACGTAAGCCTGCACGACCCGAACCATTATGGAGGAAAGGAGACGACGGGAACGGCCTTATTCACCTATGGCATGGCCTGGGGGCTTAACAATGGTTTGCTGGACGGGAAGGTTTATAAACCTGTTATCGCAAAAGCCTGGGCTGCTATGGAAAATGATGCACTTCACCCGAACGGGTACCTGGGCTACGTGCAGGGCACCGGTAAGGAGCCAAAAGACGGGCAGCCGGTTACCTATACCAGCAGGCCGGATTTTGAGGACTATGGCTTGGGATGTTTTCTCCTGGCAGGCACTGAAATCATGAAGATGAGATAG
- a CDS encoding glycoside hydrolase family 88/105 protein, which translates to MKTIPTNTSLLNLICACLLVTALSSLNAAAQSAAFEDEQVIRKVADYILSKASFEFVGEQSNKVYATTAQIPANEEVKFSSKYGEWHYTNGVVNMAMLHLADFLGEKKYADFAARHVAFGFDNYKFFQKRFKHDRRHYYYPFGQLWTMQELDDCGAMGASVIEVYNHVRRKDYKEYIYNTARHITERQERLPDGTLVRKTPEAIRNSPHDMTLWADDLYMSVPFLARMGQLTGQAKYFDDAVQQVLNFDKYLWNEEKGLYYHCYYSESQENGVAHWGRSNGWVVLAQVHLLSYLPKDHPKRPDILKNLKKQVIGLSRYQDQHGLWHQLLDKPDSYPETSVSAMFVQGIAKGVNEGWIDKRYASVALTGWEGLKKQMIKADGQVDAICVGTGIKNDLPFYYNRPARPNEKHGVGSVIDAGIEVVKLKRLMQL; encoded by the coding sequence ATGAAGACAATACCGACGAATACCAGCCTCCTGAACCTTATCTGTGCCTGCCTGTTGGTAACGGCCTTGAGTAGCCTCAATGCTGCTGCCCAAAGTGCTGCTTTTGAAGATGAACAGGTTATCCGGAAGGTCGCCGACTACATCCTCTCCAAGGCATCCTTTGAGTTTGTAGGGGAGCAGAGCAATAAAGTCTACGCCACCACGGCGCAGATACCTGCCAATGAAGAAGTGAAGTTTAGCAGCAAGTATGGCGAGTGGCATTATACCAATGGTGTGGTTAACATGGCCATGCTGCACTTGGCGGATTTTCTGGGAGAGAAGAAGTATGCCGATTTTGCGGCAAGGCACGTTGCTTTTGGGTTTGATAACTATAAATTCTTCCAGAAGCGTTTCAAGCATGACAGACGCCACTACTATTACCCCTTTGGGCAGCTCTGGACGATGCAAGAGTTGGATGACTGTGGCGCCATGGGTGCCAGTGTGATAGAAGTGTACAACCACGTCCGGCGTAAGGATTACAAGGAATATATCTACAACACCGCCAGGCACATTACCGAAAGGCAGGAGCGCCTACCTGACGGCACACTCGTCAGAAAAACCCCTGAGGCAATCAGGAATTCGCCGCACGACATGACTTTATGGGCCGATGACCTTTACATGAGTGTGCCGTTCCTGGCTCGTATGGGCCAGTTAACCGGGCAGGCAAAGTACTTTGATGATGCTGTGCAACAGGTGCTGAACTTTGACAAGTACCTCTGGAATGAGGAGAAAGGGCTTTATTACCACTGCTACTACAGCGAAAGCCAGGAAAACGGGGTGGCACACTGGGGAAGAAGCAATGGCTGGGTTGTCCTGGCGCAGGTCCACCTGTTAAGCTACCTGCCTAAGGACCACCCCAAGCGGCCGGATATTCTTAAGAACCTGAAAAAGCAGGTGATCGGCCTCTCCCGCTACCAGGATCAGCATGGGTTGTGGCATCAGCTGCTCGACAAGCCCGATTCATACCCTGAAACTTCTGTATCGGCCATGTTTGTGCAGGGCATTGCCAAGGGAGTAAACGAAGGATGGATTGACAAGAGGTACGCTTCTGTGGCTCTTACAGGGTGGGAGGGACTCAAGAAGCAGATGATAAAAGCGGATGGTCAGGTAGATGCTATTTGCGTCGGCACCGGTATCAAGAACGATCTGCCCTTTTACTACAACCGGCCTGCCAGGCCAAATGAGAAACACGGTGTCGGTTCCGTGATTGATGCCGGCATTGAGGTCGTGAAGTTAAAGCGCCTAATGCAGTTGTAG
- a CDS encoding glycoside hydrolase family 28 protein, with product MHKMKLKGLILLTVFSLALAGFKEKPDKENLPKLDWVQAVGAKKMPTSKTVFEVTKYGAVNDGKTLNTKAIQATIDACAAKGGGIVTFAPGAYLTGAIYLKKGVHLRLDKGVTLLGSQDLADYPDMESRIAGIEMVWPSALINVLDQEKVAITGEGTVHAQGKPFWDAYWKLRKTYEPKGLRWIVDYDAKRPRTLLISESSDITVQGITLQQAGFWTVHVLYSDHITVDGITIQNNIDGHGPSTDGIDIDSSSHILVENCDIDCNDDNFCLKAGRDWDGLRVNRPTEYVVIRDCISRKGGGLITFGSETSGGIRHVLAYNLKAKGTGVGLRFKSATTRGGTVEEIYLQNIEMEEVGTPIEVAMNWNPSYSYSTLPEGYNYETLPAHWKTMLTPVEPTEKGIPTFRNIYISDIKVQSARKAIAAAGVEQSWIQNFRLKNIDINAKTAGKITYAKDWLFENFNISTQDNSKIATEHVSNVAL from the coding sequence ATGCACAAGATGAAGCTAAAGGGATTAATCCTCCTAACAGTTTTCTCGCTGGCTCTTGCCGGCTTCAAAGAGAAGCCTGACAAAGAAAACTTACCTAAGTTAGACTGGGTTCAAGCGGTTGGCGCCAAAAAGATGCCCACCTCCAAAACAGTTTTCGAGGTAACAAAGTATGGTGCCGTGAACGACGGAAAAACGCTCAACACCAAAGCCATTCAGGCCACTATTGATGCCTGTGCCGCCAAGGGTGGTGGTATTGTCACCTTTGCGCCGGGTGCTTACCTGACAGGCGCTATCTACCTTAAAAAAGGCGTGCACCTGCGCCTTGATAAGGGGGTGACGCTTTTAGGCAGCCAGGATTTGGCAGACTACCCCGACATGGAGTCGCGTATTGCCGGAATTGAGATGGTATGGCCTTCGGCCCTGATCAATGTGCTGGACCAGGAGAAGGTAGCCATCACCGGCGAAGGCACGGTACACGCACAGGGCAAGCCCTTCTGGGACGCCTACTGGAAGCTCCGGAAAACGTATGAACCGAAGGGCCTGCGCTGGATTGTGGACTACGACGCCAAGCGCCCCCGTACCTTGCTTATCTCAGAATCATCTGACATAACGGTACAAGGGATCACCCTGCAGCAGGCGGGTTTCTGGACCGTGCATGTGCTGTACTCCGACCACATCACTGTTGACGGCATCACCATCCAGAATAACATAGACGGCCATGGCCCCAGCACCGACGGCATTGACATCGACTCCTCCTCGCACATACTTGTAGAGAACTGCGACATCGACTGCAACGACGACAACTTCTGCCTGAAAGCCGGCCGCGATTGGGACGGGCTTCGCGTAAACCGCCCGACAGAGTATGTGGTGATCCGCGACTGCATCTCCCGCAAAGGCGGCGGCCTGATCACCTTTGGCAGCGAGACCTCCGGCGGGATACGGCACGTGCTGGCCTATAACCTGAAGGCAAAGGGCACAGGCGTAGGCTTGCGCTTTAAGTCGGCAACCACACGAGGCGGTACGGTGGAGGAAATTTACCTGCAAAACATCGAGATGGAAGAAGTAGGAACCCCTATCGAAGTGGCTATGAACTGGAACCCGAGCTACAGCTACTCTACCCTGCCAGAAGGCTATAACTACGAGACCCTGCCGGCCCACTGGAAGACCATGCTCACGCCTGTTGAACCCACCGAGAAAGGCATCCCAACATTCCGCAACATATACATTTCTGACATCAAGGTACAAAGCGCCAGAAAGGCGATCGCCGCGGCAGGCGTGGAGCAATCCTGGATACAGAACTTCAGGTTAAAGAACATCGACATCAACGCCAAAACAGCCGGTAAAATCACCTACGCCAAAGACTGGCTTTTTGAGAACTTCAACATCAGCACACAGGACAACAGCAAAATAGCGACGGAACATGTGTCAAATGTAGCATTGTAG